The following proteins come from a genomic window of Gottfriedia acidiceleris:
- the hisH gene encoding imidazole glycerol phosphate synthase subunit HisH yields the protein MNIIIDYGVGNLDSLKRACEEIDFPVVITNEIDVIEQASSIILPGVGAYEAAMNELNRLGLVNCIKSKAKSGTPILGICLGMQLLYEFSEENIGVRGLGLIKGQVKRIPDFVKVPHMGWNKLNFTKVESLLKYINQGDYVYFVHSFYISSTNDELLAYSEYGVKIPAIIKSDNIYGMQFHPEKSAETGLKLLKAFKEMCIYDSISSN from the coding sequence GTGAATATTATTATTGATTATGGTGTAGGTAATTTAGATTCATTAAAAAGAGCATGTGAAGAGATTGATTTTCCTGTAGTTATTACAAATGAAATAGATGTAATTGAGCAAGCTTCTTCTATTATTCTCCCAGGAGTTGGGGCATATGAAGCAGCGATGAACGAATTAAATCGACTTGGTTTAGTAAATTGTATAAAGTCTAAGGCAAAAAGCGGTACTCCGATTTTAGGAATTTGTCTAGGAATGCAATTACTATATGAATTTAGTGAAGAAAATATTGGAGTAAGGGGGCTTGGCTTAATTAAAGGTCAAGTAAAACGTATACCTGACTTTGTAAAAGTTCCACATATGGGCTGGAACAAGTTAAATTTTACTAAAGTGGAATCATTATTAAAATATATAAATCAAGGCGATTATGTGTATTTTGTACACTCATTTTATATTAGTTCAACAAATGATGAGCTTTTAGCTTATTCCGAATACGGGGTAAAGATTCCAGCGATTATTAAATCCGATAATATTTACGGAATGCAATTTCATCCTGAAAAAAGTGCAGAAACAGGTCTGAAATTATTAAAAGCATTTAAGGAGATGTGTATATATGATTCTATATCCAGCAATTGA
- the hisA gene encoding 1-(5-phosphoribosyl)-5-[(5-phosphoribosylamino)methylideneamino]imidazole-4-carboxamide isomerase has product MILYPAIDVKDGNCVRLEQGDFNKKVIYKSSPLEVALDFEKAGAKVLHIVDLDGARTGERKNASVIKEIVQNTNLNIQLGGGIRSLDSISFWLELGVDKVILGTAAINNRQLLEQAVLKYGDRIIVGVDAKNSFVAINGWEESTNQDSFEFCKQLELLGVKTVVYTDISKDGMLSGPNLEAYKRLAEETNLNIIASGGVSSINDLKSLRRLNIYGAISGKALYEGKFTVEEALKCLQEELYRA; this is encoded by the coding sequence ATGATTCTATATCCAGCAATTGATGTAAAGGACGGTAATTGCGTTCGCCTTGAGCAAGGAGATTTTAATAAGAAAGTAATTTATAAGAGTTCACCACTTGAAGTTGCGCTAGATTTTGAAAAAGCAGGTGCAAAAGTATTACATATCGTTGATTTAGATGGAGCAAGAACTGGAGAAAGGAAGAATGCTTCTGTTATAAAAGAAATCGTTCAAAATACGAATTTAAACATTCAGTTAGGTGGAGGAATAAGGTCACTAGATTCGATTTCGTTTTGGTTAGAATTAGGTGTTGATAAAGTAATTTTAGGGACAGCTGCAATTAATAATAGACAACTTTTAGAACAAGCTGTTCTAAAATACGGTGATCGAATCATTGTAGGCGTAGATGCAAAAAACAGTTTTGTAGCCATAAATGGATGGGAAGAATCGACAAATCAAGATAGCTTTGAATTTTGTAAACAGCTAGAGTTGCTTGGTGTGAAAACAGTTGTTTACACTGATATATCAAAGGACGGCATGTTAAGTGGACCTAATTTAGAAGCATATAAAAGATTAGCTGAAGAAACAAACCTAAATATTATTGCTTCAGGTGGAGTGAGCTCGATCAATGATCTGAAGTCACTTCGCAGGTTAAATATTTATGGTGCGATATCTGGTAAAGCATTATATGAAGGAAAATTTACAGTTGAGGAGGCACTTAAATGCTTGCAAGAAGAATTATACCGTGCTTAG
- the hisB gene encoding imidazoleglycerol-phosphate dehydratase HisB, which yields MRTAMITRQTNETNIRLKLNLDGGGESTIQTGIGFLDHMLTLFSFHSGIDLEVFCEGDLEVDDHHTTEDVGIALGKALLIALGEKIGINRYGSCYIPMDETLARVVVDFSGRPYLVYNDRTVRERIGMIDTQNFKEFFKSLSSEARMNCHMEVLYGENDHHKIEALFKAFGRAVKQAVEVTSTKLPSTKGML from the coding sequence GTGAGAACTGCAATGATAACAAGACAAACAAATGAAACAAATATTCGTTTGAAATTAAATTTAGATGGTGGTGGAGAAAGTACTATTCAAACTGGTATTGGCTTTTTAGATCATATGTTAACGTTATTTTCATTCCATAGTGGAATAGACTTAGAAGTATTTTGTGAGGGTGATCTAGAAGTTGATGATCATCACACAACAGAAGATGTTGGAATTGCGCTAGGTAAAGCCTTATTAATTGCGTTAGGCGAAAAAATTGGCATTAATCGTTACGGTTCATGCTACATTCCAATGGATGAAACGTTAGCAAGAGTTGTCGTCGATTTTAGTGGAAGACCGTATCTAGTATATAATGACCGAACAGTAAGAGAACGAATAGGAATGATTGATACACAGAATTTTAAAGAATTTTTTAAATCATTAAGCTCTGAAGCTAGAATGAATTGTCATATGGAAGTTTTATATGGAGAAAATGATCACCACAAAATTGAAGCTTTATTTAAAGCATTTGGCAGAGCGGTAAAACAAGCAGTTGAAGTAACTTCAACTAAATTACCTTCCACGAAAGGAATGTTATAA